Proteins encoded together in one Bradyrhizobium sp. PSBB068 window:
- a CDS encoding CopD family protein has translation MFLTLCLATPAHAHAVLIAAEPADGSVVAEAPKTVVLRFNEAVAPTAVSLLDAAGKPRDVAIHAVDESVMVTLPAGLPQGTQVVSYRVVSQDGHPVAGSLLFSIGVVTGSAAPSGDGLLHALIWLARLALYLGLFAGVGGVFFAAWIGQGPAGERLIMWSLKIGLVGAVASLGLQGVDLLNLPITGLLTWAAWASAAGTSLFPALLLAIAAMLIAAIAWRSPSFRAAFVRTAVAMICVGLSFAVSGHAATASPQWLTRTALFIHGIGLAFWMGALAPLAVLAWQRKDSLLRVLRRFSTVAVPVVALIALSGLALAIVQLESFAALIDTGYGNILLAKLVLVALLLTFAALNRLVFTPAIEREFHRTRPLQRSIALEFVLMIAILGLVALWRFTPPPRVLAMSDDVPLAVHIHTEAAMFQVLIAPGKVGQNDFVLQLMNGDASPFAAKEATLTLSLPDRGIEPLERSAALGPDGYWHVKKVPLSVPGRWHMQIDALVTDFKKVTLEDDFEVR, from the coding sequence CTGTTTCTGACGCTGTGTCTTGCGACCCCAGCCCATGCGCATGCCGTCCTGATCGCAGCCGAGCCGGCCGACGGCAGTGTGGTCGCGGAAGCACCGAAGACGGTGGTGCTCCGCTTCAACGAAGCGGTGGCGCCGACGGCGGTCAGCCTGCTCGACGCCGCGGGCAAGCCGCGCGACGTCGCGATCCACGCTGTCGATGAATCGGTGATGGTGACATTGCCCGCGGGCCTGCCGCAGGGCACGCAGGTGGTCAGCTATCGCGTGGTGTCGCAGGACGGCCATCCGGTCGCGGGCTCGCTGTTGTTCTCGATCGGCGTCGTCACCGGCTCGGCGGCGCCGTCCGGCGACGGCCTGCTCCATGCGCTGATCTGGCTGGCGCGGCTCGCGCTCTATCTCGGGCTGTTTGCCGGCGTCGGCGGCGTGTTCTTCGCCGCCTGGATCGGGCAGGGCCCGGCGGGCGAGCGGCTGATCATGTGGTCGCTCAAGATCGGCCTGGTCGGTGCGGTCGCCTCGCTTGGCCTGCAGGGTGTCGACCTGCTGAACCTGCCGATCACCGGCCTCCTGACATGGGCGGCGTGGGCCAGTGCCGCCGGCACCAGCCTGTTTCCGGCTCTGCTGCTCGCCATCGCCGCGATGCTGATCGCAGCGATTGCCTGGCGCAGCCCATCGTTCCGCGCGGCGTTCGTCCGCACCGCGGTCGCGATGATCTGCGTCGGCCTGTCGTTCGCGGTCAGTGGCCACGCCGCCACTGCCTCCCCGCAATGGCTGACGCGCACCGCGCTGTTCATCCACGGCATTGGCCTGGCCTTCTGGATGGGCGCACTCGCGCCGCTGGCAGTGCTCGCCTGGCAGCGCAAGGACTCGCTGTTGCGGGTGCTCAGGCGCTTTTCAACGGTCGCAGTGCCGGTCGTCGCCTTGATCGCCTTGTCGGGCCTGGCGCTCGCGATCGTCCAGCTCGAAAGTTTTGCGGCGCTGATCGACACCGGATACGGCAACATCCTGCTGGCGAAACTTGTGCTGGTGGCGCTGCTGCTGACGTTCGCGGCGCTGAACCGGCTGGTGTTCACGCCCGCGATCGAGCGTGAATTCCACCGCACGCGGCCGCTGCAGCGCTCGATCGCGCTCGAATTCGTGTTGATGATCGCCATCCTCGGCCTCGTCGCATTATGGCGCTTCACGCCGCCGCCGCGCGTGCTGGCGATGTCGGACGACGTTCCGCTCGCGGTCCACATCCATACCGAGGCCGCGATGTTCCAGGTGCTGATCGCGCCGGGCAAGGTCGGCCAGAACGATTTCGTGCTGCAGTTGATGAACGGTGATGCCAGCCCATTTGCGGCCAAGGAAGCGACGCTGACGCTGAGTTTGCCGGATCGCGGCATCGAGCCGTTGGAACGCAGCGCCGCACTGGGTCCAGACGGCTATTGGCACGTGAAGAAGGTGCCGTTGTCGGTCCCGGGCCGCTGGCACATGCAGATCGATGCCCTGGTGACCGATTTCAAGAAAGTGACGCTGGAAGACGATTTCGAGGTCAGGTAA
- a CDS encoding DUF3551 domain-containing protein, whose product MRTMILAAAATVVAFTSFGTAPAHAVGVRYPFCIQGDRYPGLSNCSYPSYEACLATASGIGQNCIANPYYAGDNDPRSYLHIPPRDRREGNFFDLFFTDR is encoded by the coding sequence ATGCGGACGATGATTCTTGCTGCGGCGGCGACGGTGGTCGCGTTCACCTCGTTCGGTACGGCGCCCGCGCATGCCGTCGGCGTGCGCTACCCATTCTGTATCCAGGGCGACCGCTATCCCGGCCTGAGCAACTGCTCCTACCCGTCCTATGAAGCGTGCCTGGCCACGGCCTCGGGCATCGGGCAGAACTGCATCGCCAATCCCTATTATGCCGGCGACAACGACCCGCGCTCCTATCTGCACATCCCCCCGCGCGATCGTCGCGAGGGCAATTTCTTCGACCTGTTCTTCACTGACCGCTGA
- a CDS encoding proline--tRNA ligase encodes MRLSRFFLPILKENPKEAEIVSHRLMLRAGMMRQEAAGIYAWLPLGFRVLKKIEQIVREEQDRAGALELLMPTLQLADLWRESGRYDAYGPEMLRILDRHKRELLYGPTNEEMITEIFRSYVKSYKNLPLNLYHIQWKFRDEQRPRFGVMRGREFLMKDAYSFDLDEAGARRSYNKMFVAYLRTFARMGLKAIPMRAETGPIGGDLSHEFIVLADTGESGVFINRDVLDLPVPGEDVDYDGDLTPIIKQWTSVYAATEDVHEAARFEQEVPEAKRLNTRGIEVGQIFYFGTKYSDTMKAMVAGPDGVDVPIHGGSYGVGVSRLVGAIIEACHDDAGIKWPEAVAPFRAAILNLKQGDAAVDGACEQLYRELAAKGVDVLYDDTDQRAGAKFAAADLIGIPWQILVGPKGLAEGKVEVKRRSDGSRENMSPADVVAKLAG; translated from the coding sequence ATGCGATTGTCGCGGTTTTTCCTGCCCATCCTGAAAGAAAACCCGAAAGAGGCGGAGATCGTCTCGCACCGGCTGATGCTGCGCGCGGGCATGATGCGGCAGGAGGCCGCCGGCATCTATGCCTGGCTGCCGCTCGGCTTCCGGGTGCTGAAGAAGATCGAGCAGATCGTTCGCGAGGAGCAGGACCGCGCCGGCGCGCTCGAGCTCCTGATGCCGACGCTGCAGCTTGCCGATCTGTGGCGTGAGAGCGGCCGTTACGATGCCTATGGCCCGGAGATGCTGCGCATCCTCGATCGCCACAAGCGCGAGCTCCTGTACGGACCGACCAACGAGGAGATGATCACGGAGATCTTCCGCTCCTACGTCAAGTCCTACAAGAACCTGCCGCTCAACCTCTACCACATCCAGTGGAAGTTCCGCGACGAGCAGCGCCCGCGTTTCGGCGTGATGCGCGGCCGCGAATTCCTGATGAAGGATGCCTATTCGTTCGACCTCGACGAGGCCGGCGCGCGGCGCTCCTACAACAAGATGTTCGTGGCTTACTTGCGCACCTTTGCGCGGATGGGCCTCAAGGCGATCCCGATGCGGGCCGAGACCGGCCCGATCGGCGGCGACCTCAGCCACGAGTTCATCGTGCTCGCTGACACCGGCGAGTCCGGCGTCTTCATCAACCGCGATGTGCTGGACCTGCCGGTGCCGGGCGAGGACGTCGATTATGACGGCGATCTCACGCCCATCATCAAGCAGTGGACCTCGGTCTATGCTGCGACCGAGGACGTCCACGAGGCCGCGCGCTTCGAACAGGAAGTGCCCGAGGCAAAGCGGCTGAACACGCGCGGCATCGAGGTCGGCCAGATCTTCTATTTCGGCACCAAATATTCCGACACCATGAAGGCGATGGTGGCCGGTCCCGATGGCGTCGATGTGCCGATCCATGGCGGCTCCTATGGCGTCGGCGTGTCGCGTCTGGTCGGCGCGATTATCGAAGCCTGTCACGACGATGCCGGCATCAAATGGCCCGAGGCCGTCGCGCCGTTCCGCGCCGCGATCCTCAATCTCAAGCAGGGCGATGCTGCGGTCGACGGCGCCTGCGAGCAGCTCTATCGCGAGCTCGCGGCGAAGGGCGTCGACGTGCTCTACGACGACACCGATCAGCGCGCCGGCGCCAAGTTCGCCGCGGCCGATCTGATCGGCATCCCCTGGCAGATTCTGGTCGGCCCGAAGGGGCTTGCGGAGGGCAAAGTCGAGGTGAAGCGCCGCAGCGATGGCTCACGCGAGAACATGAGCCCCGCCGACGTGGTCGCGAAGCTCGCGGGTTAA
- a CDS encoding YcnI family protein translates to MRSHTILIAMVALLAAAPAVAHVTLEGKQAPVGSYYKAVFAVPHGCAGSATTKIRVQIPEGVIGVKPMPKPGWTLDTVTGKYAAEYDYHGAKLSEGVKEVAWSGGKLADKNYDEFVMQTFLTDTLKPNTVLYFPVVQECEQGVSRWIDIPAEGQGGGGHEHGSKTPAPGVKLLPKP, encoded by the coding sequence ATGCGGTCACACACAATCCTCATTGCGATGGTGGCGCTGCTCGCAGCGGCGCCGGCCGTTGCGCACGTCACGCTGGAAGGAAAGCAGGCGCCCGTCGGCTCTTACTACAAGGCGGTGTTCGCCGTACCACACGGTTGCGCGGGATCGGCGACGACCAAGATCCGGGTACAGATTCCGGAAGGCGTGATCGGGGTGAAGCCGATGCCGAAGCCCGGCTGGACCCTCGATACGGTCACCGGCAAATACGCCGCCGAATACGACTATCACGGCGCAAAACTCTCCGAGGGCGTCAAGGAAGTGGCCTGGAGCGGTGGTAAGCTTGCCGACAAGAATTACGACGAGTTCGTGATGCAGACGTTTCTCACCGATACGCTGAAGCCGAACACGGTGCTCTATTTCCCCGTCGTGCAGGAATGCGAGCAGGGCGTCAGCCGCTGGATCGACATCCCGGCCGAGGGGCAGGGTGGCGGCGGGCACGAGCATGGCAGCAAGACACCGGCGCCCGGCGTCAAGCTGCTGCCGAAGCCGTAA
- a CDS encoding lipoprotein-releasing ABC transporter permease subunit, translated as MDETMSEPVRTPPFAPFEWLLSGRYLRARRKEGFISVIAGFSFLGIMLGVATLIVVMAVMNGFRKELLDKILGLNGHLLVQPLESPLTDWKDVADRISQVQGIRLAAPVVDGQGLGSSPFNAAGVFIRGIRADDLNNLTSIAKNIKQGTLEGFDEGQGVAIGRRLADQLSLHAGDMITLVSPKGAVTPMGTTPRIKPYKITAVFEIGMSEYDSTFVFMPLAEAQAYFNRNNDVSSIEVFTTNPDKIDTYRKLVTEAAGRPVFLVDWRQRNSTFFNALQVERNVMFLILTMIVLVAALNIVSGLIMLVKDKGQDIAILRTMGASQGSIMRIFLITGASIGVVGTLTGFAVGMLICLNIESIRQFLSWLTNTELFSPELYFLSKLPAEVDFGETLAVVIMALTLSFLATLYPSWRAARLDPVEALRYE; from the coding sequence ATGGATGAGACCATGAGCGAACCAGTCCGTACCCCGCCTTTTGCGCCATTCGAATGGCTGCTGTCCGGACGCTATCTGCGCGCGCGCCGCAAGGAAGGGTTCATTTCGGTCATCGCCGGCTTTTCGTTCCTCGGCATCATGCTCGGCGTTGCCACGCTGATCGTGGTGATGGCCGTCATGAATGGCTTCCGCAAGGAATTGCTCGACAAGATCCTCGGTCTCAACGGGCACCTGCTGGTGCAGCCGCTGGAATCGCCGCTGACCGACTGGAAGGATGTCGCCGACCGGATCAGCCAGGTCCAGGGCATTCGCCTCGCCGCGCCGGTCGTGGATGGGCAGGGGCTCGGATCGTCGCCGTTCAACGCCGCCGGTGTCTTTATCCGCGGCATCCGTGCCGACGATCTCAACAACCTCACCTCGATCGCCAAGAACATCAAGCAGGGCACGCTCGAGGGTTTTGACGAGGGGCAGGGAGTTGCGATCGGCCGCCGGCTCGCCGACCAGCTCTCGCTGCATGCCGGCGACATGATCACGCTGGTCTCGCCGAAGGGCGCGGTGACGCCGATGGGCACCACGCCGCGCATCAAGCCGTACAAGATCACCGCGGTGTTCGAGATCGGCATGTCGGAATACGACTCGACCTTCGTGTTCATGCCGCTCGCCGAGGCGCAGGCCTATTTCAACCGCAACAACGACGTGTCTTCGATCGAGGTGTTCACCACCAATCCGGACAAGATCGACACCTACCGCAAGCTGGTGACGGAGGCGGCCGGGCGGCCGGTCTTCCTGGTCGACTGGCGGCAGCGCAACTCGACGTTCTTCAACGCGCTGCAAGTCGAGCGCAACGTGATGTTCCTGATCCTGACCATGATCGTGCTGGTCGCGGCGCTCAACATCGTCTCCGGATTGATCATGCTGGTGAAGGACAAGGGCCAGGACATCGCGATCCTGCGCACCATGGGCGCCTCGCAAGGCTCGATCATGCGGATCTTCCTGATCACCGGCGCCTCGATCGGCGTAGTCGGAACGCTGACCGGCTTTGCGGTCGGCATGCTGATCTGCCTGAACATCGAATCGATCAGGCAGTTCCTGTCATGGCTCACCAACACCGAGCTGTTCTCGCCCGAACTGTACTTCCTCTCCAAGCTTCCGGCTGAGGTCGATTTCGGTGAGACGCTCGCCGTCGTGATCATGGCGCTGACGCTATCTTTCCTTGCGACGCTCTACCCGTCGTGGCGCGCCGCGCGCCTCGACCCGGTCGAAGCGCTCCGGTACGAATAA
- a CDS encoding ABC transporter ATP-binding protein: protein MAEGAEDVPVVYLHDIKREYRQGEATLTVLNGAKLALWPGQSVALVAPSGSGKSTLLHIAGLLESPDDGEVYVSGTPTSQMSDVDRTQIRRSDIGFVYQSHRLLPEFSALENVMLPQMIRGLKRSETVKRATEILAYLGLGDRITHRPAELSGGEQQRVAIARAVANAPRVLFADEPTGNLDPATADHVFNALMQLVKATRVAMLIATHNMELAARMDRRVSLSNGQVVELE, encoded by the coding sequence ATGGCGGAGGGGGCGGAAGACGTACCGGTCGTCTATCTTCATGATATCAAGCGGGAATACAGGCAGGGCGAGGCGACGCTGACGGTCCTGAACGGCGCCAAGCTCGCGCTGTGGCCCGGTCAATCGGTGGCGCTGGTGGCGCCGTCGGGATCCGGCAAGTCGACGCTGCTGCATATCGCGGGCCTGCTGGAGAGTCCCGATGACGGCGAGGTCTATGTCTCGGGCACGCCGACCTCGCAGATGTCCGACGTCGACCGCACGCAGATTCGCCGCTCCGACATCGGCTTCGTCTATCAATCGCATCGGCTGCTGCCGGAGTTCTCGGCGCTCGAGAACGTCATGCTGCCGCAGATGATTCGTGGCCTCAAGCGCTCCGAAACCGTGAAGCGGGCGACCGAGATCCTCGCTTATCTCGGGCTTGGCGACCGCATCACGCATCGACCGGCCGAGCTCTCGGGCGGCGAACAGCAGCGCGTGGCGATCGCGCGCGCGGTTGCCAACGCGCCGCGGGTGCTATTTGCGGACGAGCCGACCGGAAATTTGGATCCGGCAACGGCCGATCACGTTTTCAACGCTCTGATGCAACTCGTGAAGGCGACCCGGGTCGCGATGTTGATCGCAACTCACAACATGGAGCTCGCCGCGCGGATGGATCGCCGGGTCTCGTTGTCGAATGGGCAGGTCGTCGAGCTCGAGTGA
- a CDS encoding copper chaperone PCu(A)C → MRKTLAGLAAIFALALIAPAAAEDVKAGDLVITQAWTRATPNGAKIGGGYLTIENKGTTPDRLVSGTADVAGKVEVHEMSMDNGVMKMRALDKGLAIEPGKTVKLAPGGYHLMMFDLKNPLKQGDKVPVTLEFEKAGKVSVSLDVQPVGAQAPGGDHSGHGDHSGHMDMKKM, encoded by the coding sequence GTGAGAAAAACACTGGCTGGGCTTGCTGCAATCTTCGCGCTTGCCCTGATCGCGCCTGCCGCGGCCGAGGACGTCAAGGCCGGCGATCTCGTGATCACGCAGGCCTGGACGCGCGCCACGCCGAACGGCGCCAAGATCGGCGGCGGCTATCTGACGATCGAGAACAAGGGGACGACGCCTGATCGTCTGGTTTCGGGCACAGCCGATGTCGCCGGCAAGGTCGAGGTCCACGAGATGTCGATGGACAATGGCGTGATGAAGATGCGTGCGCTCGACAAGGGTCTGGCGATCGAGCCGGGCAAGACGGTGAAACTCGCACCCGGCGGCTATCACCTGATGATGTTCGACCTGAAGAACCCGCTGAAGCAGGGCGACAAGGTGCCGGTCACGCTCGAATTCGAGAAGGCCGGCAAGGTCTCGGTCTCGCTTGACGTGCAGCCCGTCGGTGCGCAGGCGCCAGGCGGCGATCACTCCGGCCATGGCGACCATTCCGGTCACATGGACATGAAGAAGATGTGA
- a CDS encoding outer membrane beta-barrel protein, with protein MKKILLVTASMIALSATAASAADLAARPYTKAPPPIVSAVYDWTGFYIGINGGWGQSHDNRSVDGIGSAGSYDANGGTVGGQVGYRWQAGGWVFGLEAQGNWADFKGSTGNLLVPGGTVRSKTDAFGLFTGQIGYAWNNVLLYAKGGAAVTDRNYQFLAPGGALASSTGYDTRWSPTVGVGLEFAFSQGWSLGVEYNHIFEDTHGATFVTPAGVGVAGFHTGGDTDMVLGRLNYKFGGPIIAKY; from the coding sequence ATGAAGAAGATTTTGCTTGTCACCGCCAGCATGATTGCGCTCAGCGCGACGGCTGCTTCCGCGGCTGACCTCGCGGCTCGCCCTTACACCAAGGCTCCGCCGCCGATCGTCTCCGCTGTTTATGATTGGACCGGCTTCTACATCGGTATCAACGGTGGTTGGGGCCAGAGCCACGACAACCGTTCGGTCGATGGCATCGGCAGCGCCGGCAGCTACGACGCCAACGGCGGCACCGTCGGTGGCCAGGTCGGCTACCGCTGGCAGGCCGGCGGCTGGGTGTTCGGTCTGGAAGCTCAAGGCAACTGGGCTGACTTCAAGGGCAGCACCGGCAACCTGCTCGTCCCGGGCGGCACCGTTCGCTCGAAGACGGACGCGTTCGGCCTGTTCACCGGTCAGATCGGCTACGCCTGGAACAACGTCCTGCTGTACGCCAAGGGCGGTGCTGCGGTCACCGATCGCAACTACCAGTTCCTGGCACCGGGCGGCGCGCTGGCGTCCTCGACCGGCTACGACACCCGTTGGAGCCCGACGGTGGGCGTTGGCCTCGAATTCGCCTTCTCGCAGGGCTGGTCGCTCGGCGTCGAATACAACCACATCTTCGAAGACACCCACGGCGCGACCTTCGTCACCCCGGCTGGTGTCGGCGTGGCTGGCTTCCACACCGGTGGCGACACCGACATGGTCCTCGGCCGTCTGAACTACAAGTTCGGTGGCCCGATCATTGCCAAGTACTGA
- a CDS encoding DUF3551 domain-containing protein: MRCLILALLVLGTVAGAPANAQRYDATSPVCKTNYQRGGPQIECGYTSLAQCQASAAGLPASCVDNPYYVGPPNNGRSRAPGRARRSVH; this comes from the coding sequence ATGCGCTGCCTGATTCTGGCACTCTTGGTTCTGGGTACCGTCGCGGGCGCACCGGCGAACGCCCAGCGATACGATGCGACCTCGCCGGTCTGCAAAACCAACTACCAACGGGGCGGTCCGCAGATCGAGTGCGGCTACACGTCACTGGCGCAGTGCCAGGCCTCGGCGGCGGGCCTGCCGGCGTCGTGCGTTGACAACCCCTACTATGTCGGGCCGCCGAACAACGGCCGCTCGCGAGCGCCTGGCAGAGCGCGCCGTTCCGTCCATTGA